The Amblyraja radiata isolate CabotCenter1 unplaced genomic scaffold, sAmbRad1.1.pri scaffold_555_ctg1, whole genome shotgun sequence genome includes a region encoding these proteins:
- the LOC116970132 gene encoding butyrophilin subfamily 3 member A1-like: LYLDSHSQSIQICPLLFQEESWRNLRSRQSIKELIVASGSLSVEKFRGPFLKTVWSEILDALNPATVTLDPETANPRLEVSEDRKSVRLSGTWSSVTDTDKRFTEWACVLGSEGFNSGRRHWEVEVAGNQIWSLGVAAESVERRGWVGVVPENGFWTIGRVGGGFYVNTSPGFPLPADPIPGRVRVSLNYEPGSISFHSADTKSHLHTYAGNKFTEKLYPFFWTGDENKWLRICSDPDPVV; the protein is encoded by the exons CTCTATTTGGACAGTCATTCCCAATCAATTCAGATTTGTCCTCTTTTATTTCAGGAGGAATCCTGGCGGAATTTACG ATCAAGACAGAGCATTAAAGAACTAATCGTCGCCAGTGGAAGTCTGTCAGTTGAAAAATTCAGAGGACCTTTCCTGAAGACAGTTTGGAGTGAGATCCTCGACGCTCTTAACCCTG CCACCGTGACCTTGGACCCAGAGACGGCAAATCCCAGACTGGAAGTGTCCGAGGATCGGAAGAGCGTGAGGCTGAGCGGGACCTGGAGCAGCGTGACCGATACTGACAAGAGGTTCACAGAGTGGGCGTGCGTGCTGGGGTCCGAGGGGTTCAACTCGGGGAGGCgccactgggaggtggaggtggcggggaaccagatctggagcctgggagtcgCAGCCGAgtcggtggagaggagagggtgggtgggggtggtccCGGAGAACGGATTCTGGACCATTGGGCGGGTCGGCGGGGGCTTCTACGTCAACACCTCGCCCGGGTTCCCCCTCCCGGCAGACCCCATCCCCGGGCGAGTGCGGGTCAGCCTCAACTACGAACCGGGTAGCATTTCCTTTCAcagcgcggacaccaagtcccacctCCACACCTACGCTGGCaacaaattcacggagaaactttacccTTTCTTCTGGACCGGCGACGAGAAcaagtggctgagaatctgctccgatcCCGATCcggttgtgtaa